Within Bacillus sp. E(2018), the genomic segment ATCATATGCTTTGCTGCTTCAGTACTAGTGAGAAAATGAGTTCGGACACCCGTTAAAATGGGAGTTATAAAGTCTTCTTGTGTCATATTGGTGAGCGCCGTTCCTTGAAGATCTCCTCGAATTCCAATCGCGTTAAAGGAAATATCTATCTTTCCCGCATGCTTTACGATTCGATTCAGGTGTATTTCTATTTCATTTTGATTAAGAGCATCTACTTTCGTTACTTTCGCTGTGCCTCCAGCATTTGTTATATCATTTGCAACAATCTGCAAAGAATCAAGCGATCTTCCAGCTAAAAATACAGAAGCTCCCTCTTCAGCAAAGGCACGTGCAACAGCACCACCTATCGCACCACCCGCTCCATAAACGACTGCGATTTTGTCTTTCAACAACATCTTCAGTCCTCCTTTAATCATTCTTTCAATCAGTATTGCACCTATTCCGTAGATTTCATTCTTTTTATGCCTTTTTCGTTCAAAAAAAGTACATTCTCCTTGTTGAAGAATGTACGAATGTTTTGGTTTTGTTTTTTAGAGATCTAACTTTTCTTTCACTTCTTTTATTTGAAGGATATGGCGTTGTTCATGATAAGCAACAAATGGAATCCATTGCTTTAGACTAATATCGCCGAAGATTGGATGAGGAAAACCTTTCGCTTCTAAATCCTTTTCATCAGCCGTGTTATCGATGTCTAATAAATGTTGATGAGTCGCTGCCAATTTCATCTTTATTTCTTCAATAGAAGCAAATTCTGAAGTTGGGACTGCAAATTCTGGAGCATCTACCTTAATATCTCTATTGATAGTTGCTTCAATCGGCTTCTTGTCTGCGTTCACCACTTTACCATTTTGGAGTTGATGTTTAATGTTTTTTGCAATGCCGCCTTCCATTAAATATAGATGTTCTAGAATTTGCTTAATGGACCATTCGTTTTCTGACGGTTTTGTATTTAGATTTTCGTCATTAATTCCTTCTACTTCTGCAAACAAATC encodes:
- a CDS encoding DinB family protein, producing MEQSSQTRILKADYATLRGQVIYIKGDEEMLINDKIRQDLFAEVEGINDENLNTKPSENEWSIKQILEHLYLMEGGIAKNIKHQLQNGKVVNADKKPIEATINRDIKVDAPEFAVPTSEFASIEEIKMKLAATHQHLLDIDNTADEKDLEAKGFPHPIFGDISLKQWIPFVAYHEQRHILQIKEVKEKLDL
- a CDS encoding SDR family oxidoreductase, with the translated sequence MLLKDKIAVVYGAGGAIGGAVARAFAEEGASVFLAGRSLDSLQIVANDITNAGGTAKVTKVDALNQNEIEIHLNRIVKHAGKIDISFNAIGIRGDLQGTALTNMTQEDFITPILTGVRTHFLTSTEAAKHMIKQNSGVILTLSASSAALSGRDHTYHYSGGFATACSAIEGFTRSLAGELGTKGIRVVSLRSDAIPETWKPDFPEVRQYMEEGTALGRLPKLKEVADTAVFIASDRASAITGTIINVTCGSTMD